From a region of the Triticum aestivum cultivar Chinese Spring chromosome 7D, IWGSC CS RefSeq v2.1, whole genome shotgun sequence genome:
- the LOC123171564 gene encoding disease resistance protein RPM1 — protein MAETVVSMARSMVRGAISVAASAAAAEVGLLVGVRKDIWFIKDELETMEAFLEVAESIKKKDVLLKVWAKQVRDLSYNIEDCLNEFMVHVGSQSLSRRLMKLKDRHRIAIQIRDLKTRVEEVSIRNTRYNLIKAEASNTTSDMDSHMEDVRNHSASNIDEAELVGFSKPKKDLIKLMDVKTKDGTAKVVFVVGMGGLGKTTLARKAFECKEDIVNNFSCRAWITVSQTFSKIEMLKDMIMQLLGNEELKKCLKELEGKTVQVDDLASYLREKLQEKRYFIVLDDLWTTDAWRWINDIAFPTTNIKGSRIIVTSRDIGLAQQCTSKSLIYHLKQLQIDEATNLLLKKIGKTHKETESDERTRNMISKIVNKCGGLPLAILTIGGLLATKVVEMWESIYKQIPSELGTNPSLEAMRRMVTLSYNNLPSHLKSCFLYLSIFPEDFEIKRRRLIDRWIAEGFVTASGGVNVEDVGIGYFNELINRNMIQPSKVNIEGVVKSCRVHDIMRDVMVSISRDENFVQLVGDSEASIIEGNFRHVAYHGSKCQNIGMDWSHVRSLTMFCERPIEPSPSVCSANMRMLRALDLQNILFKIRQEDIDNIGLLCHLKYVTFPRDSYIYALPKSIRRLRGLQNLDIRKSYIAALPTGITELHSLRSLRCSRWDSYDFFDIDEPMVCLMHTLRLPMLCTPSVDADNRAEITADLHKAYYSRWSATKGVRIPRGIGNLKELQILEVVDINQTSKKAIKELGELIQLRKLSMVGKGRFAEQKRKILYLCAAIEKLSSLRSLSLDVDLDGSFEWLHKVSSPPPLLNKLKLVGDFKGKMPEWVGCLKHLVKINLEWSWLKEDQITEMLGELPKLMQLSLHKSASKRGKLVFRAKTFLNLRKLCICYLSDLREVRFENGASPQMEMLEFSVCDLKSGIIGINHLPVLKQISLGFHGRVAKLGMLQTEVDAHPNHPVLQLDEDRSAHDLGDVVQGPDVAEIEEEEPSLLPETCTMGESSQSEAVVMPTTNVISHDDLLYTYNSC, from the exons ATGGCGGAGACGGTGGTGAGCATGGCGAGGTCCATGGTGAGGGGCGCCATCAGCGTGGCTGCTTCTGCCGCTGCCGCTGAGGTGGGCCTCCTCGTTGGCGTCCGAAAGGATATCTG GTTCATTAAAGACGAGCTCGAGACGATGGAGGCATTCCTGGAGGTCGCTGAATCAATAAAGAAGAAAGATGTGCTCCTCAaggtgtgggcaaaacaagtaagaGATCTGTCCTACAACATTGAAGATTGCCTCAATGAGTTCATGGTGCATGTTGGAAGCCAAAGCTTGTCACGTCGGCTCATGAAGCTCAAAGATCGTCATCGGATTGCCATACAGATCCGTGATCTCAAAACAAGAGTTGAAGAAGTAAGCATCAGGAACACACGCTACAACTTGATCAAGGCGGAGGCCTCCAACACCACTTCTGACATGGATTCTCACATGGAAGATGTTCGCAATCACTCGGCTAGCAACATTGATGAAGCAGAACTTGTTGGCTTTTCCAAGCCGAAGAAGGATTTAATCAAGTTGATGGATGTTAAGACTAAAGATGGCACAGCCAAGGTGGTATTTGTTGTTGGCATGGGTGGTTTAGGAAAGACTACTCTTGCCAGAAAGGCATTTGAATGTAAGGAAGATATTGTGAATAATTTTTCTTGCCGGGCTTGGATCACAGTCTCGCAAACATTTTCCAAGATAGAGATGCTCAAGGatatgatcatgcaacttcttggAAATGAAGAACTGAAGAAGTGTTTGAAGGAACTTGAGGGGAAGACGGTGCAAGTAGATGATCTCGCCAGCTACCTTCGGGAAAAGCTACAGGAGAAGAGGTACTTTATTGTTCTTGATGACTTGTGGACCACTGATGCATGGAGGTGGATCAATGATATTGCTTTTCCTACTACCAACATCAAAGGTAGCCGGATAATAGTAACATCACGAGATATTGGCCTAGCTCAGCAGTGTACTTCCAAATCGCTTATTTACCACCTTAAACAACTACAGATAGATGAAGCCACAAATTTGCTACTGAAAAAGATTGGGAAAACACACAAAGAAACAGAAAGTGATGAAAGGACGCGGAACATGATTTCCAAAATAGTAAATAAGTGCGGTGGTTTACCATTGGCTATACTCACCATAGGAGGTTTGCTTGCTACCAAAGTGGTAGAAATGTGGGAGAGTATTTATAAGCAGATTCCCTCGGAGCTTGGGACTAACCCAAGCCTTGAAGCAATGAGGAGGATGGTCACTCTTAGTTACAACAACTTGCCATCTCATCTTAAATCATGCTTCCTATATTTAAGCATCTTTCCGGAGGATTTTGAAATCAAGAGAAGACGCTTGATTGATAGATGGATAGCAGAGGGGTTTGTTACAGCTAGTGGTGGAGTGAATGTTGAGGATGTTGGAATAGGTTATTTCAATGAGCTAATCAACCGAAACATGATTCAACCATCAAAAGTGAACATAGAAGGAGTTGTTAAGAGCTGCCGGGTCCATGATATCATGCGTGATGTGATGGTCTCAATTTCTAGAGATGAAAACTTTGTGCAGCTGGTGGGAGATAGTGAAGCCAGTATAATAGAGGGGAACTTCCGTCATGTCGCATATCATGGTAGCAAGTGCCAGAATATCGGCATGGATTGGAGCCATGTTCGGTCATTAACAATGTTTTGTGAGAGACCCATCGAACCTTCACCTTCAGTTTGTTCAGCCAACATGAGGATGCTTAGAGCCTTGGATCTACAGAATATTCTGTTTAAAATTAGGCAAGAAGATATTGACAACATTGGGTTGCTGTGCCATTTGAAATACGTGACCTTTCCAAGAGATTCATATATATATGCACTTCCCAAGTCTATACGAAGATTACGAGGATTACAGAACTTAGACATTAGAAAGAGTTATATAGCAGCACTGCCAACTGGGATCACTGAACTCCATAGTCTGCGCAGCCTTCGCTGCAGCAGATGGGATTCGTACGACTTTTTTGATATTGATGAACCCATGGTATGTTTGATGCACACATTGCGCCTGCCAATGCTATGCACACCTTCAGTTGATGCTGATAATCGTGCTGAAATAACTGCTGATCTACATAAGGCATACTATAGCCGGTGGTCTGCGACAAAAGGTGTGAGGATACCAAGAGGGATAGGGAACTTAAAGGAGCTACAGATACTAGAGGTGGTGGACATCAATCAAACTAGCAAGAAGGCAATTAAAGAGTTGGGGGAGCTTATTCAGCTAAGAAAACTGAGCATGGTAGGTAAAGGAAGGTTTGCCGAGCAAAAACGCAAGATACTGTATCTCTGTGCTGCCATAGAGAAGCTCTCTTCCCTGCGCTCTCTTAGTCTGGATGTTGACCTTGATGGATCATTCGAGTGGTTGCATAAggtttcctcccctcctcccctgctaaATAAGTTGAAGTTGGTTGGGGATTTTAAAGGAAAGATGCCCGAGTGGGTTGGATGTCTGAAGCATCTGGTGAAGATTAACTTGGAGTGGAGCTGGCTAAAGGAAGATCAAATCACAGAAATGCTAGGGGAGCTGCCCAAGCTCATGCAGCTCAGTCTGCACAAGTCTGCTTCTAAGAGGGGGAAGTTAGTGTTCAGAGCAAAAACATTTCTCAACCTGAGAAAACTTTGCATTTGCTATCTGAGTGACCTGAGGGAGGTGAGATTCGAGAATGGCGCCTCGCCACAGATGGAAATGCTAGAATTCAGTGTTTGCGATTTGAAATCAGGGATTATTGGTATCAATCACCTTCCAGTGCTCAAGCAGATTTCACTTGGTTTTCATGGCAGAGTGGCAAAGCTCGGTATGCTGCAAACTGAAGTGGACGCACACCCCAACCATCCCGTGCTGCAACTCGACGAAGACCGCAGCGCGCATGACTTGGGGGATGTCGTCCAAGGACCTGATGTTGCAGAAATAGAGGAAGAGGAACCATCCCTCCTCCCTGAGACTTGTACGATGGGGGAGAGCTCACAATCAGAAGCGGTGGTCATGCCGACAACGAACGTCATCAG CCATGATGATCTGCTCTACACTTACAATTCATGCTGA